One window of the Shewanella maritima genome contains the following:
- the secY gene encoding preprotein translocase subunit SecY — translation MAKPGLDLKSAKGGLSELKARLLFVIGAIIVFRAGSFVPIPGIDAAVLAELFAQQKDTILGMFNMFSGGALERASIFALGIMPYISASIIMQLLTVVHPALAELKKEGESGRKKISQYTRYGTLVLGTLQSVGIATGLPNLMPGLVANPGPAFYFVAIVSLVTGTMFLMWLGEQITERGIGNGISILIFAGIVAGLPSAIGQTAEQARQGDLNVLLLLLLAVIVFAVTYLVVFVERGQRRIVVNYAKRQQGRKVFAAQSTHLPLKVNMAGVIPPIFASSIILFPGTLAQWFGQNESMSWLSDFALAVSPGQPLYSLLYAVAIIFFCFFYTALVFNPRETADNLKKSGAFIPGIRPGEQTSRYIDKVMTRLTLAGAIYITFICLIPEFMLIAWQVQFYFGGTSLLIIVVVIMDFMAQVQTHMMSHQYESVMKKANLVNKANLDRFGK, via the coding sequence ATGGCAAAACCAGGACTTGATTTAAAAAGCGCGAAAGGCGGCTTATCTGAATTGAAAGCCCGTCTTCTGTTCGTGATTGGTGCAATTATCGTCTTTAGAGCCGGTTCGTTTGTACCAATTCCTGGTATTGACGCAGCTGTATTAGCCGAATTGTTTGCACAGCAAAAAGACACCATCTTGGGCATGTTTAACATGTTCTCAGGTGGTGCTTTAGAGCGTGCTTCTATCTTTGCATTAGGTATCATGCCGTATATTTCGGCATCGATTATCATGCAGTTATTGACTGTTGTGCATCCAGCCCTTGCCGAACTGAAAAAGGAAGGCGAGTCTGGACGTAAGAAAATTAGTCAGTACACAAGATACGGTACATTAGTACTAGGTACGCTCCAATCAGTTGGTATTGCAACAGGTCTACCGAACCTGATGCCTGGCTTAGTTGCTAATCCAGGCCCAGCGTTCTACTTCGTTGCGATTGTGAGCTTAGTAACAGGAACCATGTTCCTGATGTGGCTAGGTGAGCAAATTACCGAGCGTGGTATTGGTAATGGTATCTCGATTCTTATTTTCGCAGGTATTGTTGCTGGTTTACCATCGGCTATCGGCCAAACGGCTGAGCAAGCGCGTCAAGGTGACTTGAATGTTTTGCTACTATTGCTACTAGCGGTAATCGTATTTGCTGTAACTTATTTGGTAGTGTTTGTTGAGCGTGGTCAACGTCGTATTGTCGTTAACTATGCAAAGCGTCAGCAGGGCCGTAAGGTGTTTGCTGCTCAAAGCACGCACTTACCATTAAAAGTGAACATGGCTGGTGTAATCCCGCCTATTTTCGCGTCAAGCATTATTTTGTTCCCAGGCACACTGGCTCAGTGGTTTGGTCAAAATGAGTCGATGTCTTGGTTAAGTGATTTCGCATTAGCGGTGTCACCAGGCCAGCCACTGTACTCACTGCTTTACGCGGTTGCGATTATCTTCTTCTGTTTCTTCTATACTGCGTTGGTATTTAACCCACGTGAGACAGCAGACAACTTGAAGAAAAGTGGTGCATTCATTCCAGGTATCCGTCCGGGTGAACAGACCTCGCGTTACATTGATAAAGTAATGACCCGCCTAACTTTGGCTGGCGCTATTTACATTACCTTTATCTGTTTAATTCCGGAGTTCATGTTAATTGCATGGCAAGTACAGTTCTATTTTGGCGGTACTTCACTACTAATTATCGTAGTTGTAATCATGGACTTCATGGCTCAGGTTCAGACCCATATGATGTCTCATCAGTATGAGTCTGTTATGAAGAAAGCTAATCTTGTGAACAAAGCGAATTTAGATCGCTTTGGTAAATAA
- the rpsD gene encoding 30S ribosomal protein S4, which yields MARYLGPKLKLSRREGTDLFLKSGVRAIDSKCKLEAAPGQHGARKPRLSEYGLQLREKQKVRRIYGVLEKQFRNYYKEAARLKGNTGENLLQLLEVRLDNVVYRMGFGATRAESRQLVSHKAVMVNGRVVNIPSFKVSANDVVSIREKSRNQARIKAALEVAGQREKPTWVEVDNAKMEGAFKRLPERSDLSADINEQLIVELYSK from the coding sequence ATGGCAAGATACTTGGGTCCTAAGCTCAAGCTCAGCCGCCGAGAAGGTACTGACCTTTTCTTAAAAAGCGGTGTGAGAGCAATCGATTCGAAGTGTAAGCTTGAAGCTGCACCAGGACAACACGGCGCTCGTAAGCCTCGTTTGTCTGAGTACGGTTTACAATTACGCGAGAAACAAAAAGTTCGTCGTATTTACGGTGTGCTAGAAAAGCAATTCCGTAACTACTATAAAGAAGCTGCACGTCTAAAAGGTAATACTGGTGAAAACCTATTACAACTTTTAGAAGTACGCCTAGATAACGTTGTTTATCGTATGGGTTTTGGTGCTACTCGTGCAGAATCACGTCAGCTAGTAAGCCATAAAGCAGTTATGGTTAACGGTCGTGTTGTTAACATTCCGTCATTCAAAGTGTCTGCGAATGATGTTGTAAGCATCCGTGAAAAATCACGCAACCAAGCTCGTATCAAAGCGGCTTTAGAAGTTGCTGGTCAACGCGAAAAGCCTACTTGGGTAGAAGTCGACAATGCGAAAATGGAAGGTGCTTTCAAGCGTCTACCAGAACGTAGCGATTTGTCTGCGGATATTAACGAACAGCTGATCGTCGAGCTTTACTCTAAGTAA
- the rpmD gene encoding 50S ribosomal protein L30: protein MANTIKVTQTKSSIGRLPKHRACLLGLGLRRINHTVEVEDTPSVRGMINKVYYMVKVEG from the coding sequence ATGGCTAACACAATTAAAGTAACACAGACTAAAAGCAGCATCGGTCGCTTACCAAAGCACCGCGCTTGCTTGCTAGGCTTAGGTCTACGTCGTATTAATCACACTGTTGAAGTAGAAGATACTCCTTCTGTTCGCGGTATGATTAACAAGGTTTACTACATGGTTAAGGTGGAGGGTTAA
- a CDS encoding DUF1439 domain-containing protein, whose product MGLPLQHLAKWLTIASLSVLAGCASQYSISEREIEKHLNKEMHFEVNQGNRLIGMSINLNDMEVSLGDKPDIMALTANAKVSVNNPLMPLSARLTLTFEATPWYEKSSKSIYLRGLNMTEVSAEPKEVENALKQISPQLINFVSSFLQTQPVYTLDERDSNQALMAKFAEEIKVEKGKIVIKF is encoded by the coding sequence ATGGGTTTACCGCTACAGCACCTCGCTAAATGGTTAACTATCGCAAGCTTATCTGTATTGGCTGGCTGTGCTAGCCAATACAGTATTAGCGAGCGTGAGATAGAGAAGCACTTAAACAAAGAAATGCACTTTGAGGTCAATCAGGGCAACCGTTTAATTGGTATGTCGATTAACCTCAATGACATGGAAGTAAGCTTAGGTGATAAGCCTGACATTATGGCGTTAACCGCCAATGCCAAGGTGTCGGTCAATAATCCGCTGATGCCTTTGTCTGCAAGGTTAACGTTAACTTTTGAGGCAACGCCTTGGTACGAAAAATCCTCAAAGAGTATTTACTTGCGAGGGCTAAACATGACCGAGGTGAGCGCTGAGCCAAAAGAAGTCGAAAACGCACTTAAACAGATCTCACCTCAGTTAATCAATTTCGTCAGCAGTTTTTTACAAACGCAGCCTGTCTACACCCTAGACGAACGCGATAGCAATCAAGCATTAATGGCAAAATTCGCGGAAGAGATTAAAGTCGAGAAAGGTAAAATTGTCATTAAATTTTAG
- the rpsM gene encoding 30S ribosomal protein S13, producing MARIAGINIPDQKHTVIALTAIFGIGRTRAKAICAATSIAEDAKIKELSEAQIDTLREEVAKYEVEGDLRREISMNIKRLMDLGCYRGLRHRRSLPLRGQRTKTNARTRKGPRKPIRK from the coding sequence GTGGCCCGTATCGCTGGCATTAACATTCCTGATCAAAAGCATACAGTCATTGCATTGACTGCTATCTTCGGTATTGGACGTACGCGCGCAAAAGCAATTTGTGCTGCTACTTCAATCGCTGAAGACGCTAAGATCAAGGAATTGAGCGAAGCTCAAATCGACACCCTACGCGAAGAAGTTGCCAAATACGAAGTAGAAGGTGACTTACGTCGTGAGATTTCTATGAACATCAAGCGTCTTATGGACCTTGGTTGTTACCGTGGTCTCCGCCATCGTCGTAGCCTGCCTCTTCGTGGGCAACGTACTAAGACCAATGCGCGTACGCGTAAAGGTCCACGTAAACCAATTAGAAAGTAA
- the rpmJ gene encoding 50S ribosomal protein L36, with translation MKVRASVKKICRNCKIVKRSGVVRVICVEPKHKQRQG, from the coding sequence ATGAAAGTTCGAGCTTCCGTGAAGAAGATCTGCCGTAACTGCAAGATCGTCAAACGTAGCGGCGTTGTTCGCGTGATTTGTGTTGAACCTAAACACAAACAGCGTCAAGGCTAG
- the rpsK gene encoding 30S ribosomal protein S11, with product MAKVPSRSPRKRVRKQVADGMAHIHASFNNTIVTITDRQGNALSWATSGGSGFRGSRKSTPFAAQVAAERAGVAAQDYGVKNLEVFVKGPGPGRESAIRALNAVGYKITNITDVTPIPHNGCRPPKKRRV from the coding sequence ATGGCTAAAGTTCCGTCACGTTCTCCGCGTAAGCGCGTACGTAAACAGGTTGCAGATGGCATGGCTCATATCCATGCGTCTTTCAACAACACAATCGTAACCATTACCGATCGTCAAGGTAATGCTTTATCTTGGGCTACCTCAGGTGGTTCTGGTTTCCGTGGTTCACGTAAATCAACCCCATTTGCTGCACAGGTTGCAGCAGAGCGTGCAGGTGTTGCCGCACAAGATTATGGTGTTAAAAACCTTGAAGTTTTTGTGAAGGGTCCAGGTCCAGGACGTGAATCAGCGATTCGCGCACTGAACGCAGTTGGTTATAAAATTACCAACATTACTGATGTGACACCTATCCCTCACAATGGTTGTCGTCCACCTAAAAAACGTCGTGTATAA
- a CDS encoding competence/damage-inducible protein A, which translates to MKVEMICTGEEVLLGQIVDTNAAWVANALMDIGIEMQHRVTVGDRMQDLVDAFRERSQHADVIIVNGGLGPTTDDMSAAAMATAKGEQLVENKEWISRLEAWYQRSGRQMPESNRKQALLPQSAVMVDNPVGTACGFRVKLNNAWLFFTPGVPFELKQMINEQFIPFIQNELGAKTNTKITKLLTIGQGESALQDQLSTLSLPDGIELGYRSSMPHIDVKIFARGDQAINKLAKVTKVIKANLGDVVVATERATLAEEIHHRLFQSGISLALAESCTGGLLASQLVDFPGSSSYLHHGLVTYSNESKVQLLGVKPQTLDDHGAVSIKTVEEMAEGVRGLLDSDYALATSGIAGPDGGTDEKPVGTVAIALAVKGGGVHSQMLKFPIKKRDIIRGVSAAVAYDMLRRALLGEAVIVDYPSYYRYPK; encoded by the coding sequence ATGAAAGTTGAAATGATCTGCACTGGTGAAGAGGTGCTGTTGGGCCAAATTGTCGATACTAACGCAGCGTGGGTTGCCAATGCGCTGATGGATATTGGCATTGAAATGCAACATAGGGTTACCGTTGGCGACCGCATGCAAGACCTAGTTGATGCTTTTCGTGAGCGTAGTCAGCATGCTGATGTCATCATTGTTAATGGCGGATTAGGTCCAACAACGGATGACATGTCAGCTGCCGCTATGGCAACCGCTAAGGGTGAACAATTAGTCGAGAATAAAGAGTGGATATCCCGTCTTGAGGCCTGGTATCAGCGAAGTGGCAGGCAGATGCCTGAAAGTAATCGTAAACAAGCCTTGCTTCCCCAGTCTGCTGTTATGGTAGATAACCCTGTAGGTACCGCCTGCGGCTTTCGAGTTAAACTGAATAATGCCTGGTTATTCTTCACCCCTGGTGTACCATTCGAGCTTAAGCAGATGATAAATGAGCAGTTTATTCCGTTTATTCAGAACGAGCTCGGAGCCAAAACCAACACCAAGATCACTAAGCTGTTAACCATAGGTCAGGGAGAATCCGCACTGCAAGACCAATTATCAACGCTGTCGTTGCCCGACGGAATTGAGTTAGGCTACCGCTCCTCAATGCCTCATATTGACGTTAAGATTTTCGCCCGTGGTGACCAAGCAATCAACAAGCTCGCTAAGGTGACAAAAGTTATTAAAGCAAATCTAGGAGATGTCGTGGTGGCTACCGAGCGCGCAACCCTTGCTGAGGAGATCCATCACCGTTTGTTCCAATCAGGCATAAGCTTGGCGTTAGCTGAGTCTTGTACCGGAGGCTTGCTCGCCAGCCAGCTAGTCGATTTTCCTGGTAGCTCTTCCTATTTGCATCATGGGCTAGTTACCTATAGTAATGAGTCTAAAGTGCAGTTACTTGGGGTGAAGCCACAAACCTTGGATGATCATGGTGCAGTGTCGATAAAAACGGTTGAGGAAATGGCCGAAGGCGTTCGAGGTCTACTTGATAGTGATTACGCGTTAGCTACTAGCGGTATCGCAGGCCCTGATGGTGGGACCGATGAAAAGCCAGTTGGCACAGTAGCAATCGCATTAGCTGTTAAGGGTGGCGGCGTTCACAGCCAAATGCTTAAGTTCCCAATTAAGAAACGAGATATTATTCGCGGTGTGAGCGCTGCGGTAGCCTACGATATGCTGCGTAGAGCCTTGTTAGGTGAAGCGGTTATTGTCGATTACCCATCGTATTATCGCTATCCAAAGTAG
- a CDS encoding DNA-directed RNA polymerase subunit alpha gives MQGSVTEFLKPRLVDIEQVNSTRAKVTLEPLERGFGHTLGNALRRILLSSMPGCAVTEVEIDGVLHEYSSKEGVQEDILEILLNLKGLAVTIEGKDEALLTLSKSGAGPVTAADITHDGDVAVMNPDHVICHLTGNHDISMRIRVERGRGYVPASARAQTEDDDRPIGRLLVDASFSPVARIAYNVEAARVEQRTDLDKLVIDMTTNGTIDPEEAIRRSATILAEQLDAFVELRDVTEQPPEEVKPEFDPILLRPVDDLELTVRSANCLKAEAIHYIGDLVQRTEVELLKTPNLGKKSLTEIKDVLASRGLSLGMRLENWPPASLADDL, from the coding sequence ATGCAGGGTTCTGTTACAGAATTTCTTAAACCGCGTCTCGTTGATATTGAGCAGGTTAATTCAACACGCGCTAAAGTTACACTAGAGCCATTAGAACGTGGTTTTGGCCATACCTTAGGTAACGCGTTGCGTCGCATCCTATTATCATCAATGCCAGGCTGTGCTGTCACAGAGGTGGAAATTGATGGTGTGCTGCACGAATACAGCAGCAAGGAAGGCGTGCAAGAAGATATCCTTGAAATACTACTAAACCTTAAAGGTTTAGCAGTAACAATTGAGGGTAAAGATGAAGCTTTACTTACCCTAAGTAAGTCAGGCGCAGGCCCTGTTACAGCAGCAGATATTACTCATGACGGCGATGTAGCTGTTATGAATCCGGATCATGTTATCTGTCATTTGACTGGTAATCATGACATTAGCATGCGTATTCGCGTTGAGCGTGGTCGCGGTTATGTTCCAGCTTCGGCTCGTGCACAAACTGAAGACGATGATCGCCCAATCGGTCGCTTGCTAGTAGACGCTTCTTTCTCACCAGTAGCTCGCATTGCTTACAATGTAGAAGCTGCTCGTGTTGAACAGCGCACTGACTTAGATAAACTCGTTATCGATATGACAACCAATGGTACTATCGATCCTGAGGAAGCTATCCGTCGCTCAGCAACTATCCTAGCTGAACAGCTAGATGCGTTTGTTGAACTACGTGATGTGACTGAGCAGCCGCCAGAAGAAGTTAAACCGGAGTTTGACCCAATTCTGTTGCGTCCTGTCGACGATTTAGAGCTAACCGTACGTTCGGCTAACTGTTTGAAAGCCGAAGCGATTCATTACATCGGAGATCTAGTACAGCGCACTGAAGTTGAGCTGCTTAAGACTCCTAACTTAGGTAAGAAGTCTCTTACTGAAATTAAGGATGTGTTAGCGTCTCGCGGACTGTCGTTAGGTATGCGTCTAGAAAACTGGCCACCGGCTAGTTTAGCAGACGACCTATAA
- the rpsE gene encoding 30S ribosomal protein S5 has product MAKLEAQQKDDLQEKLIAVNRVSKVVKGGRIFSFTALTVVGDGNGKVGYGYGKAREVPAAIQKAMEKARRNMVTVELNGGTLHHPVKGRHTGSRVYMQPASEGTGIIAGGAMRAVLEVAGVHNVLSKAYGSTNPINIVRATVDALVHMKSPAQIAAKRGLNVDEIRG; this is encoded by the coding sequence ATGGCTAAATTAGAAGCTCAGCAAAAAGACGATCTGCAAGAAAAACTGATTGCAGTAAATCGTGTTTCTAAAGTAGTTAAGGGCGGTCGTATCTTTAGCTTCACAGCACTAACTGTAGTGGGTGATGGTAACGGTAAGGTTGGCTATGGCTACGGTAAAGCACGTGAAGTTCCAGCTGCTATTCAAAAAGCAATGGAAAAAGCACGTCGCAACATGGTTACTGTTGAACTGAACGGTGGTACTTTACATCACCCAGTTAAAGGTCGTCATACTGGTTCGCGTGTATACATGCAGCCAGCATCGGAAGGTACTGGTATTATTGCCGGTGGCGCAATGCGTGCCGTACTTGAAGTAGCAGGCGTTCATAACGTTCTGTCTAAAGCATACGGTTCTACTAACCCGATCAACATCGTTCGCGCAACTGTAGATGCGTTGGTGCACATGAAGTCACCAGCTCAAATCGCAGCTAAGCGTGGCCTGAATGTTGATGAAATTCGGGGGTAA
- the ppc gene encoding phosphoenolpyruvate carboxylase, with amino-acid sequence MTTETADMYASLRSNVGNLGQILGETMQSHLGPAFLEKVEQIRILAKQSRQGDEAAREQMLALLTSLPDEELVPFAKAFNQFLNLANLAEQFHTISRNCDELVCVPDPVEQLLGRVLNTNFDKDDVLHCLSELNIDLVLTAHPTEISRRTLIQKYSSVVDCLTEQENPQLTDRERKQSNLRLRQLIAQIWHTNEIRHERPTPVDEARWGLSTIESSLWHAIPDFLRQLSDQLEQRIGEQLPIDICPVKFSSWMGGDRDGNPFVTAKVTEEVLLRNRHAAARLYLKDVVTLISDLSMEQANDELLAATNNSMEPYRDVLRELRCKLRATIDYLNERIDGHHPDADTSELIWQFDDLHKPLLMLYTSLCDCGMRLIANGLLLDMLRRLSCFGIHMLRLDIRQDAERHSDVVAELTRYLGMGDYNHWDESEKQAFLLRELTGKRPLIPATWQPSEEVAEVLATCKLVAKQPANALGSYVISMASNPSDVLAVLLLLKESGCQHPMRVVPLFETLDDLTGAADCITALLDIDWYRGYTKGMQEVMIGYSDSAKDAGVMAAAWAQYRAQEQLVEVCKKADVKLMLFHGRGGSIGRGGGPAHKAILSQPPGSVDGRIRVTEQGEMIRFKFGLPKLAVQSLALYTSAVMEATLLPPPEPKAHWRECIERIAAESVDAYRGIVRGEKDFVPYFRSATPEVELGKLPLGSRPAKRRIDGGIESLRAIPWIFAWSQNRLMLPAWLGAGEALQAAMGRGEKQLLQEMQSQWPFFETRLSMLEMVYMKAEPNLAKYYERSLVEESLRPLGKKLRDRLRQGIETVLSLTESDELMSHTPWNQESVKLRNPYIDPLNFLQTELLARTRKEESPSDNVQLALMLTIAGVAAGMRNTG; translated from the coding sequence ATGACAACTGAAACAGCGGATATGTACGCCTCGCTGAGATCAAATGTAGGTAACTTAGGTCAAATTCTTGGTGAAACCATGCAAAGTCACCTCGGGCCTGCATTTTTAGAAAAAGTAGAACAGATCCGTATTTTAGCCAAACAGTCACGCCAGGGTGATGAAGCCGCTAGAGAACAAATGCTGGCACTGTTAACCTCGCTTCCCGACGAAGAGTTAGTCCCATTTGCTAAAGCATTCAATCAGTTCCTCAACTTAGCAAACCTAGCCGAGCAGTTCCATACTATTAGCCGAAACTGTGACGAGCTTGTCTGTGTGCCCGATCCTGTGGAGCAGTTACTTGGACGCGTACTTAACACCAACTTTGACAAAGACGACGTACTGCACTGCTTAAGCGAGCTTAATATTGACTTAGTACTGACAGCTCACCCAACTGAAATTTCACGTCGCACCTTAATTCAAAAATACTCATCTGTAGTCGACTGCTTGACCGAACAAGAAAACCCACAACTGACAGACCGTGAACGCAAGCAATCTAATTTGCGATTGCGTCAGCTCATCGCTCAGATCTGGCACACCAATGAAATCCGCCACGAGCGACCAACACCAGTTGATGAGGCTCGTTGGGGTTTAAGCACGATTGAGTCGTCTTTATGGCACGCAATACCTGATTTTCTGCGCCAACTCAGCGATCAGCTTGAGCAGCGCATTGGCGAACAGTTGCCAATCGATATCTGCCCAGTCAAATTCTCAAGCTGGATGGGTGGCGACCGCGATGGCAACCCGTTTGTCACCGCTAAAGTCACTGAAGAAGTGTTACTGCGTAATCGTCACGCAGCTGCAAGACTCTATCTAAAAGATGTCGTCACTTTAATCAGCGATCTGTCGATGGAGCAAGCGAATGACGAGTTACTCGCTGCCACGAATAACAGCATGGAGCCATACCGTGACGTGCTGCGCGAGCTACGCTGCAAACTAAGAGCGACCATCGACTACTTAAATGAGCGTATTGACGGTCATCACCCAGATGCTGATACCAGTGAACTCATTTGGCAATTTGATGACTTACACAAGCCGCTATTGATGCTGTACACCAGCCTGTGCGACTGTGGAATGCGTTTAATTGCCAATGGCTTACTACTTGATATGCTGCGCCGCCTAAGTTGTTTTGGCATCCATATGCTGCGCCTAGATATCAGGCAGGATGCTGAGCGTCACAGCGACGTTGTCGCAGAGCTTACGCGCTACCTGGGTATGGGTGACTATAACCATTGGGATGAGTCAGAAAAGCAGGCATTTTTGCTGCGCGAGCTAACGGGTAAACGCCCGCTTATTCCTGCAACCTGGCAACCAAGTGAAGAAGTAGCCGAAGTACTGGCCACTTGCAAACTCGTGGCTAAGCAGCCTGCCAACGCGCTTGGTTCATATGTAATTTCAATGGCAAGTAATCCGTCTGATGTTCTTGCAGTGCTGCTACTTCTAAAAGAAAGTGGTTGCCAACACCCTATGCGCGTGGTGCCGCTATTTGAAACCTTAGATGACCTAACTGGCGCAGCTGATTGTATTACCGCACTGTTAGACATTGACTGGTATCGCGGCTATACCAAAGGCATGCAAGAAGTCATGATTGGTTATTCTGACTCTGCTAAAGATGCCGGTGTGATGGCTGCGGCCTGGGCACAATATCGTGCTCAAGAGCAGCTTGTAGAAGTGTGTAAAAAAGCAGATGTAAAACTAATGCTATTCCACGGTCGTGGTGGCTCAATTGGTCGCGGCGGTGGACCGGCACACAAAGCGATTCTATCTCAGCCACCTGGCTCAGTAGATGGTCGCATTCGCGTAACTGAACAAGGTGAGATGATCCGATTTAAGTTTGGTCTACCAAAACTTGCAGTGCAGTCACTCGCGCTTTATACCTCAGCCGTGATGGAAGCGACTTTGCTACCACCTCCAGAGCCTAAAGCTCACTGGCGTGAATGTATCGAGCGCATTGCCGCTGAATCTGTTGATGCTTATCGCGGCATTGTACGCGGCGAAAAAGACTTCGTACCTTATTTCCGCAGCGCAACCCCTGAAGTTGAACTCGGCAAACTGCCGTTAGGTAGTCGCCCAGCTAAACGCAGAATTGATGGCGGTATTGAAAGCCTACGTGCAATCCCTTGGATTTTTGCCTGGTCACAGAACCGTTTGATGCTGCCAGCCTGGTTAGGCGCAGGAGAAGCACTACAAGCGGCAATGGGGCGTGGTGAGAAGCAATTACTACAAGAAATGCAATCACAATGGCCATTCTTCGAAACACGCTTGTCTATGCTAGAGATGGTGTACATGAAAGCGGAGCCCAATCTTGCCAAGTACTATGAGCGCAGTCTAGTAGAGGAATCGTTACGACCATTAGGTAAGAAGCTACGAGACCGTTTACGTCAAGGCATTGAAACTGTGTTGTCACTCACTGAGTCTGACGAGTTAATGTCGCACACGCCATGGAACCAGGAATCGGTGAAATTGCGTAATCCTTACATTGATCCGCTAAACTTCTTACAGACCGAGCTGTTAGCTCGTACTCGTAAAGAAGAGTCACCTTCTGACAATGTACAATTAGCGCTGATGCTCACCATCGCGGGTGTAGCGGCAGGTATGCGTAACACTGGCTAG
- the rplQ gene encoding 50S ribosomal protein L17, translating to MRHRKSGRQLNRNSSHRQAMFRNMAGSLVRHEIIKTTVAKAKELRSVVEPLITLAKVDSVANRRLAFARTRDAEVVGKLFTELGPRFQERPGGYTRILKCGLRTGDKAPMAYIELVGRPEVAETEEVEAAE from the coding sequence ATGCGCCATCGTAAGAGTGGTCGTCAACTGAACCGCAACAGCAGTCATCGTCAAGCTATGTTCCGTAACATGGCTGGCTCACTAGTTCGTCATGAGATCATCAAGACAACTGTAGCTAAAGCGAAAGAACTGCGTAGCGTAGTTGAGCCTCTAATAACACTAGCTAAAGTAGACAGCGTTGCAAACCGCCGTTTAGCTTTCGCTCGTACCCGCGACGCTGAAGTTGTAGGTAAGTTATTCACAGAATTGGGTCCACGCTTCCAGGAACGTCCTGGTGGTTACACTCGTATTCTTAAATGCGGTCTTCGTACCGGTGATAAAGCCCCAATGGCTTACATCGAGTTAGTAGGTCGTCCAGAAGTTGCTGAAACTGAAGAAGTAGAAGCAGCTGAGTAA
- the rplO gene encoding 50S ribosomal protein L15 translates to MRLNTLSPAAGSKSAPKRVGRGIGSGLGKTAGRGHKGQKSRSGGGVRVGFEGGQMPLKIRLPKFGFTSRKALVTAEVRLSELAKVNGDVIDLNALKDANVITRNIQFAKIVLSGTIERPVTVKGLKVTKGARAAVEAAGGKIEE, encoded by the coding sequence ATGCGTTTAAATACTCTTTCTCCAGCTGCAGGTTCAAAATCTGCACCTAAGCGTGTAGGTCGTGGTATCGGTTCTGGTCTAGGTAAGACTGCTGGTCGTGGTCACAAGGGACAAAAGTCTCGTAGTGGCGGTGGCGTACGCGTAGGTTTTGAAGGTGGTCAAATGCCACTTAAAATCCGTCTACCTAAATTCGGTTTTACCTCACGTAAAGCTTTGGTAACGGCTGAAGTTCGCTTGAGCGAACTAGCAAAAGTTAACGGTGATGTGATCGACTTAAACGCTCTGAAAGATGCGAATGTAATTACTCGCAACATCCAGTTTGCTAAAATCGTTCTTTCAGGTACCATTGAGCGCCCAGTGACCGTAAAAGGTCTTAAGGTAACCAAAGGTGCACGTGCAGCTGTAGAAGCTGCCGGCGGTAAGATCGAGGAATAA